The DNA region AGAAGGTATGGatttgaccaaaacaaaatagttcATGTACGATGATTGGTTTGAAAAAACTTAATTCACAAACAATAGGGTAATGAATTGACCAAACTCGAAAGTGTCCTTCAAGGCAAGTTCGTCCGCACATCAACGATAAGACATCCTTCCTATTCTCAGTCTTACCCTTCTTCTCttgaaacaattataaaaataccaCTAAACCCTACAGTAGACACTAGTCTCTTTCCCATTGCCACCACTCATGTGTTGTTCAGTTGTTGAGACTTGAGACCACGGTCCACTTGAAGTTGAAGTCCCACAAGGTAATGCAAAGTTCAAGTATATGTGCTTagatttaattaagtaataaatGGGCCTGCATGTGAAGCCCATATAAGAAAGGATCTTTCTGAAAGAAGACGATGAGACACCCTTATCCAGAGTTAAAATCCGCCAATAGACAGTCGACGAGTCAGCAAGAAGTAACCTAAACAGAATCCATTTCTGTGATCGCCAAGGCCACACGATGATTCCTGCCTAAATCATTTTAAAGACTGTAAGAAGAACAAAACTgcgaaaaaacaagaaatacaaaaatctgagtgcacaagaaaataaaaagagtttgaGATTCAACTTAAGAGTATGACGAGCACTATGATGACTACATTGCCACAGTTCAATGGTCTTCGAGCCACTAAAATCTCCGCAGCTCCTGTTCAAGGCCTGGTtagtaattttcatttttttcttgattcaatCTTTAGATGCTGATATTATATGAAATGGTTAATTAtatgaaatgtttttgttttgttttaaacgCTACTAGGCAAGTGTTCAGCCCATGAGACGCAAGGGTAATGGAGCTTTGGGTGCCAAGTGTGACTTCATTGGTTCATCAACAAATCTGGTAACgaaagagataaaacaaaataaaatggaCAGTAGTTAAGTTTTAAGCAATGACTAATTATGTTTTGATTAGATAATGGTAACATCGACGACGCTGATGCTGTTCGCCGGGAGGTTCGGACTAGCGCCATCAGCCAATAGAAAGGCGACAGCTGGACTTAGGCTGGAGGCACGTGACTCGGGTCTACAGACAG from Camelina sativa cultivar DH55 chromosome 3, Cs, whole genome shotgun sequence includes:
- the LOC104777064 gene encoding photosystem I reaction center subunit psaK, chloroplastic-like, whose protein sequence is MTSTMMTTLPQFNGLRATKISAAPVQGLASVQPMRRKGNGALGAKCDFIGSSTNLIMVTSTTLMLFAGRFGLAPSANRKATAGLRLEARDSGLQTGDPAGFTLADTLACGTVGHVIGVGVVLGLKNIGAI